One Persephonella sp. IF05-L8 DNA window includes the following coding sequences:
- the flgC gene encoding flagellar basal body rod protein FlgC: MIFKGLEVSVTGMSAQRIRIDIASSNLANVNSTRAENGQPYRRKVPVFQAILDKESSVPVYQVRVSKVIADPSPFKMKYDPKHPDAGADGYVRLPNVDPLKEMVDMMSAIRTYEANLTAFNTHKDMLIKSIELLKV; this comes from the coding sequence ATGATATTCAAAGGTCTTGAAGTATCAGTTACAGGAATGTCAGCCCAGAGAATAAGAATAGATATTGCATCATCAAATCTTGCAAATGTGAACTCAACAAGAGCAGAAAATGGCCAGCCATACAGAAGAAAAGTTCCTGTTTTTCAGGCAATATTAGACAAAGAAAGTAGCGTTCCTGTTTATCAAGTTAGAGTTTCAAAGGTGATAGCAGACCCATCTCCATTTAAGATGAAATATGACCCTAAGCACCCAGATGCAGGAGCAGATGGGTATGTAAGACTTCCAAATGTTGACCCACTAAAAGAAATGGTTGATATGATGTCTGCAATAAGGACTTACGAGGCAAATTTAACAGCATTTAACACACATAAAGATATGCTTATAAAAAGCATAGAATTACTAAAAGTTTAA
- the flgB gene encoding flagellar basal body rod protein FlgB, which produces MSELFSHIDILEEKASYFLQRTKVIQSNIANADTPFYKPRDLKFEKIITEQVKLKRTNPKHIDPFPEVKIKIEEITVPNYTGYDENRVNVEHELAKLAESSIMYKTLLESMKKELAKLKYAITGR; this is translated from the coding sequence ATGAGTGAGCTGTTTTCACATATAGACATTTTGGAAGAAAAGGCATCTTACTTCTTACAAAGAACAAAAGTAATTCAGAGTAATATAGCAAATGCAGACACACCATTTTATAAACCCAGAGACCTGAAGTTTGAAAAAATCATTACAGAGCAGGTAAAACTAAAAAGAACAAACCCCAAACATATAGACCCTTTTCCTGAAGTAAAAATAAAGATAGAAGAAATAACTGTTCCTAACTATACCGGCTATGATGAAAACAGAGTAAATGTGGAGCACGAATTAGCAAAACTTGCTGAAAGTTCAATTATGTATAAAACACTACTGGAAAGTATGAAAAAAGAGCTTGCTAAACTAAAATATGCAATAACAGGTAGATAA
- a CDS encoding sigma-70 family RNA polymerase sigma factor, translated as MDKKEREKLILENLSLVKKVASKIYYRLPKGDIEFDDLVNVGVIGLMKAIEKYDKDKAKLSTYAYIKIRGEILDYLRSLDIVPRTVRDKIKKEPPLEEGQPVPLSNTAVMVSIEKALSSDESFKIIDTLTSEKASPEEEVIKQDQKDKLLKALELLSEKEKKVLQMIYFEEKDLKTIAEEINVSVSRVSQIKAEAIKKLKSIYVY; from the coding sequence ATGGACAAAAAAGAAAGAGAAAAACTAATATTGGAAAATCTCTCCCTTGTTAAAAAAGTAGCAAGCAAAATTTATTATAGGCTTCCAAAGGGAGATATAGAGTTTGATGACCTTGTGAATGTTGGTGTTATTGGCTTAATGAAAGCCATAGAAAAATATGATAAAGACAAAGCCAAACTTTCAACTTATGCTTATATAAAAATCAGGGGAGAAATTCTTGATTATCTCAGGAGTTTAGATATCGTCCCAAGAACTGTAAGGGACAAGATAAAAAAGGAACCTCCTTTAGAAGAGGGGCAACCTGTCCCCTTATCAAATACAGCTGTTATGGTAAGTATTGAAAAAGCCCTTTCTTCTGACGAAAGCTTTAAGATTATTGATACCCTGACCTCAGAAAAAGCCTCTCCGGAAGAGGAAGTAATCAAGCAAGACCAGAAGGATAAATTACTGAAAGCCCTTGAGCTGCTATCAGAGAAAGAGAAAAAGGTTCTCCAGATGATATATTTTGAAGAAAAAGACCTTAAAACAATAGCAGAAGAGATAAATGTTTCTGTATCAAGGGTATCCCAGATAAAAGCCGAAGCTATAAAAAAGCTAAAATCTATATATGTGTACTAA
- a CDS encoding MinD/ParA family protein, translated as MEEQAKGLLKLVNEKQIEKNTKFLAVASGKGGVGKTNFAVNFAYILANDYDKKVLLIDADIGMANVHILVNVNTKKTLKDILNGAKIEEIIFNTRGIDILPGFSGIDAINEVEDTAVLRFIQNLNSISENYDYILIDTAAGIDNKVISFIRASSQTYVITTPEPTAIMDAYALIKSMKKLYDYSNFKVIINMAKSEEEGLETFERLKTSVKKFLDIELTLGGILPFTKNIQKTVRKKQIISEVYPSDKFVLQLKRIAAEELKEPPPEIKQKFWEKVVSFLRKG; from the coding sequence ATGGAAGAGCAGGCAAAAGGCCTTTTGAAACTTGTTAATGAGAAACAGATAGAAAAAAATACAAAATTCCTTGCTGTTGCCAGTGGAAAAGGGGGTGTAGGGAAAACAAATTTTGCCGTTAATTTTGCCTATATACTGGCAAATGATTATGACAAAAAAGTTTTATTAATTGATGCAGATATCGGAATGGCAAATGTCCATATACTTGTTAATGTAAATACAAAGAAAACTCTGAAAGATATTCTTAACGGTGCAAAGATTGAAGAAATTATATTCAACACAAGGGGTATTGATATTCTCCCGGGATTTTCAGGAATAGATGCAATTAATGAAGTTGAAGATACAGCAGTTTTAAGATTTATCCAGAATTTAAATAGCATTTCAGAAAATTATGACTATATTCTTATAGACACAGCAGCAGGAATAGATAATAAAGTGATATCTTTTATCAGAGCTTCTTCCCAGACTTATGTAATAACAACTCCGGAACCTACAGCCATAATGGATGCCTATGCTCTTATAAAATCAATGAAAAAACTGTACGACTACTCAAACTTTAAGGTAATCATAAATATGGCAAAATCTGAAGAAGAAGGACTTGAAACATTTGAAAGACTGAAAACATCAGTCAAAAAATTTCTGGACATAGAACTCACCTTAGGCGGTATTTTGCCATTTACAAAAAATATCCAGAAAACAGTCAGAAAAAAACAGATTATCTCAGAGGTTTACCCATCTGATAAATTTGTTCTTCAGCTCAAAAGAATTGCTGCCGAAGAATTAAAGGAACCTCCACCTGAGATAAAACAAAAATTCTGGGAAAAAGTAGTAAGTTTTCTGAGAAAGGGTTGA
- the flhF gene encoding flagellar biosynthesis protein FlhF, with protein sequence MEVKVYEGYNLEELIEKAKKELGEDIKILHYETIEEKRFFFLKGRKKYKLFVEPVEDDEPIEPVIKFEELLDKIEDIIDKKIQTTLPKYAQNMATPENLPPHIAPNTVEDKASKVLSELTGDALELANLLIEKDVQPEVAKKVVMAACGLDIDTNKWDLNTVTYKEALIKGIKENIKFTGAIDKIIEKPGIFAFIGPTGVGKTTNLFKIASQLVINKNKKVAVISTDTFKVGAAQQARTYANILNIPFYSISESKKLKNIIEDLKEMDFILIDTVGRSHYDYWRLGEIKEILTGIQQEIKNILTISCNFKNEDAFEVVYKYQTFFPIHSLFFTKIDETKKPGLLLNLPVETRIPVSYLSTGQRVPEDLKVLSPEVIASYILGE encoded by the coding sequence ATGGAGGTTAAAGTTTACGAAGGCTACAACCTTGAGGAGCTTATTGAAAAGGCAAAGAAAGAACTTGGGGAAGATATAAAAATACTCCATTATGAAACCATAGAAGAAAAAAGATTTTTCTTCCTTAAGGGCCGGAAAAAATATAAACTATTTGTTGAACCTGTAGAAGATGATGAGCCTATAGAACCTGTAATAAAGTTCGAAGAACTTCTTGACAAAATAGAAGATATCATAGACAAAAAAATACAGACCACACTCCCCAAGTATGCACAAAATATGGCAACACCTGAAAATCTACCACCCCATATTGCACCGAATACTGTAGAAGACAAAGCATCAAAAGTATTATCAGAACTTACCGGAGATGCACTTGAACTGGCAAATTTACTAATTGAAAAAGATGTTCAACCTGAAGTAGCCAAAAAAGTTGTTATGGCTGCCTGCGGTCTTGATATTGATACAAACAAATGGGATTTAAACACCGTAACCTACAAAGAAGCATTAATCAAAGGTATAAAAGAAAATATAAAATTTACAGGAGCAATAGATAAAATAATAGAAAAACCGGGAATATTTGCATTTATAGGACCAACAGGAGTAGGAAAAACCACAAACCTGTTTAAAATAGCATCTCAGCTTGTTATAAACAAAAACAAAAAAGTAGCAGTTATAAGCACAGATACCTTCAAAGTTGGTGCTGCACAACAGGCACGAACTTACGCCAATATACTAAATATTCCTTTTTATTCAATCTCTGAATCCAAAAAGCTAAAAAATATAATTGAAGACCTGAAAGAGATGGATTTTATTCTGATAGATACAGTAGGAAGAAGCCATTATGATTACTGGCGTCTGGGAGAAATAAAAGAAATTCTGACAGGTATCCAGCAGGAAATAAAAAATATCCTTACAATCAGCTGTAACTTTAAAAATGAGGATGCATTTGAGGTTGTATACAAATACCAGACATTTTTCCCGATACACTCTCTATTTTTTACAAAGATAGATGAAACAAAAAAACCGGGATTACTGCTTAATCTACCTGTAGAAACAAGAATTCCTGTTTCATACCTGAGCACAGGCCAGAGAGTTCCTGAAGACCTTAAAGTCCTTTCACCTGAGGTAATTGCTTCTTACATCCTTGGAGAATAA
- the flhA gene encoding flagellar biosynthesis protein FlhA: MGETLNTFFSKLTQYSDAIVVVLIITILGAMVLPVPPFLLDILLTASITFSIVILMTTLYVQHPLQLSSFPSLLLIATLFRLSLNVATTRRILLHGHEGPDAAGHVIQAFGEFVVGGSYIVGAIVFIILVTINYIVITKGTERISEVAARFTLDAMPGKQMAIDADLNAGIIDEKEAQQRRMQIQKEADFYGAMDGASKFIRGDAIAGIIIAIVNILGGLAIGIFQHHMDLQTALKNFTLLTIGDGLVSQIPSLVTSTAAGLMVTRAVSEENLGKEVFVQLTSFPKALYMASGSIFAMGIVPGMPFIPFSLLALLIGLTAFMMSQLLKKKEVEMAEEKAKELLKSTEVEEETVEEILPQPELITFEIGYALIPYVDEAQDGEIVRRIKSLRKQLSKEIGVIIPLIHIKDNLELKPGEYRILIKDIEVGRGEVHPDKLLAIDTGTTKGKIEGIPTKEPAFGLDAYWIDEKLKDKAKMLGYTVVDIPTVIITHLSEIIKKHAHEILGRSETKELIDALAEKYPVVKDIIPEQVPLNIVHRVLQNLLKENVPVRDLLTIVETLSDYITKTDDPEVLTEFVRQALNRVITSQYEKDGVLYAVTLGPKTENYIMEKVHENGGSLPPFEPTFVQKFVQDLTNQAQQFVLKQATPVLLTSPATRRFVRKIIEPYLPDFVVLSYAEINPKTKVNVLGVVEPYGG, from the coding sequence ATGGGAGAGACCCTCAACACATTTTTTAGTAAGCTTACCCAGTATTCAGATGCAATTGTAGTTGTTCTTATAATAACAATTCTGGGGGCTATGGTTCTACCTGTACCCCCATTTTTGCTGGATATACTTTTAACTGCCAGTATTACTTTCTCAATCGTAATTCTTATGACTACTCTTTACGTTCAGCATCCACTTCAGCTTTCATCATTTCCATCATTGCTACTTATAGCCACATTATTTAGATTATCCTTGAATGTAGCAACTACAAGGAGAATACTTTTACACGGGCATGAAGGTCCCGATGCAGCGGGACATGTAATACAGGCTTTTGGTGAATTCGTTGTAGGTGGAAGTTATATAGTTGGTGCAATAGTTTTTATAATCCTTGTAACAATTAACTACATTGTGATTACAAAAGGAACAGAAAGAATATCCGAAGTTGCTGCAAGATTTACACTGGATGCGATGCCTGGTAAACAGATGGCTATAGATGCCGACCTGAATGCAGGGATAATTGATGAAAAAGAAGCCCAACAAAGACGTATGCAGATACAAAAGGAAGCAGACTTTTACGGAGCAATGGACGGTGCTTCCAAGTTTATAAGAGGAGATGCTATTGCAGGAATTATCATTGCCATAGTCAATATTTTAGGTGGGCTTGCAATCGGTATCTTCCAACACCATATGGATTTACAAACAGCGTTAAAAAACTTTACATTGCTTACCATAGGTGATGGTCTTGTTTCACAAATTCCTTCACTGGTTACCTCAACAGCAGCCGGCTTGATGGTAACAAGGGCAGTTTCAGAGGAAAATCTTGGTAAAGAGGTGTTTGTTCAGCTAACCAGTTTTCCCAAAGCTCTGTATATGGCTTCAGGCTCAATATTTGCAATGGGAATAGTCCCGGGAATGCCTTTTATTCCATTTTCGCTACTGGCTTTATTGATAGGTCTCACAGCATTTATGATGTCTCAGCTCCTCAAGAAAAAAGAAGTTGAAATGGCTGAAGAAAAAGCAAAAGAGCTGCTAAAAAGCACAGAAGTTGAAGAAGAAACTGTTGAAGAAATACTACCTCAACCTGAACTTATAACATTTGAGATAGGATACGCCCTTATACCTTATGTCGATGAAGCGCAGGACGGAGAGATAGTCAGGAGAATAAAATCCCTCAGAAAACAGCTATCAAAAGAAATAGGAGTAATAATCCCATTAATTCATATAAAAGACAATCTTGAGCTTAAGCCCGGTGAATACAGAATTCTCATAAAAGATATAGAAGTAGGAAGGGGAGAGGTTCATCCTGATAAACTACTTGCCATTGATACAGGAACAACAAAAGGAAAAATAGAAGGAATTCCGACAAAAGAGCCTGCATTTGGTCTTGATGCATACTGGATAGACGAAAAGCTAAAAGACAAGGCAAAAATGCTGGGATATACTGTTGTTGATATTCCAACGGTAATAATCACCCATCTATCAGAAATCATTAAGAAACATGCCCATGAAATACTTGGCAGAAGTGAGACAAAAGAACTTATTGATGCACTGGCAGAAAAATATCCTGTGGTTAAGGATATTATTCCTGAGCAGGTACCTCTAAATATTGTCCATAGAGTTTTACAAAATCTATTAAAAGAAAATGTGCCTGTAAGAGACCTGCTTACAATCGTTGAAACATTATCAGACTATATTACAAAAACAGACGACCCTGAAGTCCTTACAGAATTTGTCAGGCAGGCATTGAACAGGGTGATAACATCCCAATATGAAAAGGATGGTGTTCTATACGCCGTTACACTGGGTCCCAAAACAGAAAATTATATAATGGAAAAAGTCCATGAAAATGGAGGTTCACTGCCACCATTTGAGCCAACATTTGTTCAGAAATTTGTTCAGGATTTAACCAATCAGGCACAGCAGTTTGTATTAAAACAGGCAACTCCTGTATTACTGACCTCCCCTGCAACAAGGAGATTTGTTAGAAAAATAATAGAGCCATATCTACCTGACTTTGTGGTATTATCCTATGCAGAAATTAATCCAAAAACAAAAGTTAATGTCTTAGGGGTAGTTGAGCCATATGGAGGTTAA
- a CDS encoding rod-binding protein: MINPDMKIRPYWDVKDISQLKDPEEIAQEFEAIFVRMIMKEFRKTLNNGLFSSSFQSKMYLDMFDMQISEAISSSGQLGLKQYILDALQTYQKYSTGE, from the coding sequence ATGATAAATCCTGATATGAAAATAAGACCTTACTGGGATGTTAAAGATATTTCCCAGCTAAAAGACCCTGAAGAAATTGCACAGGAGTTTGAAGCTATTTTTGTGAGAATGATTATGAAAGAATTTAGAAAAACATTAAATAATGGCTTATTCTCCAGCTCCTTCCAGTCAAAAATGTATCTGGATATGTTTGATATGCAGATATCAGAAGCTATATCATCTTCCGGTCAACTTGGATTAAAACAGTACATTTTAGATGCATTACAAACTTATCAGAAATACTCAACTGGAGAATAA
- a CDS encoding flagellar basal body P-ring protein FlgI: MMRFIKILIILFIINIAFAGNTVKIKDEVHVMGVRPNYLIGYGIVVGLKGTGDGTTTKYTLISIANMLRKMGIYIDPARVKTKNAAAVMVTANLPPFAKSGMTFDVTVASMGDAKDIGNGVLIRTPLFGPDGKVYAFAQGPVSTGGGFSESNKGGKITKNFPTTGVVVNGGIVERDLPFNYRDMKDIVLTLKRPDFDTALQIENTINQHFNQKIATAIDATTVKVKLPPGTDPVKLTGQILNLSIKTDNEPTIVIYERTGTVIMSGDIKIDAPVYVSHGNIYVSVEKKPVVSQPPPLSGGETVQTQQTQTTVVEEKGRIFSINSPRLKDLVEALNDMGVSPRDLIAIIQALKNTGKLHAKIVIM, encoded by the coding sequence ATGATGAGATTTATAAAAATACTAATCATACTTTTTATCATAAATATCGCATTTGCAGGCAATACCGTAAAGATTAAAGATGAAGTTCATGTAATGGGGGTAAGACCTAATTATCTTATTGGATACGGTATAGTAGTAGGTCTTAAAGGTACCGGAGATGGAACAACAACAAAATACACCCTTATAAGCATAGCAAATATGCTAAGAAAAATGGGAATTTACATAGACCCAGCACGGGTTAAAACAAAAAACGCCGCAGCAGTAATGGTGACTGCAAACCTTCCTCCCTTTGCAAAATCAGGTATGACCTTTGATGTGACAGTTGCCTCAATGGGCGATGCCAAGGATATTGGAAATGGAGTTTTAATCAGAACTCCTCTTTTTGGACCAGATGGGAAAGTTTACGCCTTTGCACAGGGACCTGTTTCAACAGGTGGAGGTTTCTCTGAATCAAATAAAGGAGGAAAAATTACAAAAAACTTTCCAACAACCGGAGTTGTGGTTAACGGTGGAATTGTAGAAAGGGATTTACCTTTTAATTATCGGGATATGAAAGATATAGTCCTTACCCTAAAAAGACCTGATTTTGATACAGCCCTACAAATAGAAAACACAATAAATCAGCATTTCAACCAGAAAATTGCAACTGCAATAGATGCAACCACTGTTAAAGTAAAACTTCCTCCTGGAACAGACCCGGTTAAACTGACAGGACAGATATTGAATTTATCAATAAAAACCGACAACGAACCTACTATCGTTATATATGAAAGAACAGGCACAGTTATTATGAGTGGAGATATAAAAATTGATGCTCCTGTATATGTATCCCACGGAAATATCTATGTATCTGTAGAGAAAAAGCCTGTGGTATCACAACCTCCTCCATTGTCTGGTGGAGAAACCGTCCAGACCCAGCAGACCCAAACAACTGTTGTGGAAGAAAAAGGCAGAATTTTCTCAATAAATTCCCCAAGACTAAAAGACCTTGTTGAAGCCTTAAATGATATGGGAGTTTCCCCAAGAGACCTTATAGCAATTATTCAGGCATTAAAAAATACAGGTAAACTTCATGCTAAGATAGTAATAATGTAA
- the flgA gene encoding flagellar basal body P-ring formation chaperone FlgA encodes MRCSEPLQHLKVKILLLFLLFFPFSYAETVITLKKYVNTNKNQIKLSDIATIKADTPSIKSFLSQIIVINNLSGTVKIYPKNIKQILQQNYIDTSKIRIIGEYTVVSKNTPYINSRKIQQDIINYIKNKYPDYQILQIKFTPFQKKFPYQVQIKIVERNKTSSYMHLAYQIFRDRQLVKSINVSVKYIPFAKVVVADKDIMKGQLISRDDIRIEKIKFRRGYITDPNIVVGAVAKVFIQKGKPIRENMIEPDYPVKKRSYVKVVYDRNGIKIEITGYALENGQKGQVIKVKNPSTGKILPCKVIGENTVLFIGGSR; translated from the coding sequence ATGAGATGCTCAGAACCGTTGCAACACTTAAAGGTTAAAATACTTCTGCTTTTTTTACTGTTTTTTCCCTTTAGTTATGCTGAAACAGTAATAACTCTAAAAAAATATGTAAACACAAATAAAAACCAGATTAAGCTGTCTGATATAGCAACAATAAAAGCTGATACTCCATCTATAAAATCATTTTTATCCCAGATTATTGTAATAAATAATCTAAGCGGCACAGTTAAAATATATCCGAAAAACATAAAACAGATACTACAGCAAAACTATATAGACACCTCAAAAATTCGTATTATTGGAGAATATACAGTTGTAAGTAAGAACACACCCTATATAAATAGCCGTAAAATACAGCAAGATATTATTAACTACATAAAAAATAAGTATCCTGACTATCAGATTTTACAGATAAAATTTACTCCTTTCCAAAAAAAATTTCCGTATCAAGTTCAAATAAAAATCGTAGAAAGAAATAAGACATCATCTTATATGCATCTTGCTTATCAAATTTTCAGAGATAGACAGTTAGTCAAAAGTATAAATGTATCTGTCAAATATATACCTTTTGCAAAAGTGGTAGTTGCTGATAAAGATATTATGAAAGGACAGCTTATATCCAGAGATGATATCAGAATTGAGAAAATTAAGTTTAGAAGAGGATATATAACAGACCCAAATATTGTAGTAGGGGCGGTTGCAAAAGTTTTTATTCAAAAGGGTAAACCTATACGGGAAAATATGATAGAACCTGACTATCCTGTAAAGAAAAGAAGTTATGTTAAAGTAGTATATGACCGAAATGGTATAAAGATAGAAATAACCGGATATGCCCTTGAAAATGGCCAGAAAGGACAGGTTATTAAAGTTAAAAATCCATCAACAGGAAAGATACTACCATGCAAGGTAATAGGAGAAAACACAGTCTTATTTATAGGTGGCTCCCGATAG
- the flgG gene encoding flagellar basal-body rod protein FlgG, with protein MIRALWTSASGMQAQQTNLDVISHNIANVNTVGFKRSRANFEDLIYQNLKDPGVMSSNETRVPSGIQIGLGVKLSDVTKIFTQGSLMKTDKQLDIAIQGEGFFKIELPGGGEAYTRAGNFQIDNEGYVVTPNGYRLSPNIQITAPETLISLDISPNGKVYAVRNEGGQETVEELTDIKLYKFINPTGLKAIGENLFVRTEASGEAIEGDPNTDGFGKLAQGFLEASNVNIVEEMVNLIVAQRAYEINSKGIITADEMLRTVATLKG; from the coding sequence ATGATTAGAGCATTGTGGACATCAGCTTCAGGAATGCAGGCACAACAAACAAATCTTGATGTTATATCTCACAATATTGCTAACGTTAACACAGTAGGGTTTAAAAGAAGTAGAGCAAACTTTGAAGACCTGATATATCAGAATTTAAAAGACCCTGGAGTTATGAGCTCAAATGAAACAAGAGTTCCTTCAGGAATACAGATTGGACTTGGGGTTAAATTATCCGATGTTACAAAAATATTTACACAGGGAAGCTTAATGAAAACAGATAAACAGCTTGATATTGCCATACAGGGAGAAGGATTTTTTAAGATAGAGCTTCCTGGAGGTGGAGAAGCTTATACAAGGGCAGGAAATTTCCAGATAGACAATGAAGGTTATGTTGTTACTCCCAACGGATATAGACTTTCTCCTAACATTCAGATTACAGCTCCCGAAACACTTATAAGTTTAGATATAAGCCCTAACGGCAAAGTATATGCTGTCAGGAATGAAGGTGGACAGGAAACAGTTGAGGAGCTTACAGATATTAAACTCTACAAGTTTATAAATCCTACTGGTCTAAAAGCAATTGGAGAAAATCTATTTGTTCGAACTGAAGCCTCAGGGGAAGCTATAGAAGGTGACCCAAACACAGATGGATTTGGAAAACTTGCACAGGGATTTCTTGAGGCTTCCAATGTGAATATTGTTGAAGAGATGGTTAATTTAATTGTCGCCCAGAGAGCCTATGAGATTAACTCAAAAGGTATAATTACAGCAGATGAGATGCTCAGAACCGTTGCAACACTTAAAGGTTAA